One stretch of Pseudomonas azotoformans DNA includes these proteins:
- a CDS encoding TolC family outer membrane protein translates to MKPVFIALLLTCASAQAAMGPFDVYEQALRNDPVFLGAIKERDAGLENRAIGRAGLLPKLSYNYNKGRNNSQATLPDGRGGNYHDDRNYNSYGSTFSLQQPLFDYEAYANYRKGVAQALFADESFRDKSQALLVRVLTYYTQALFAQDQIDIARAKKKAFEQQFQQNRHLFQQGEGTRTDILEAESRYELATAEEIQALDEQDASLRELGALIGVQSVDIHDLAPLNQGFAAFTLTPANYDTWHELAISNNPSLASQRQALEVARYEVERNRAGHLPKVTAYASSRQQESDSGNTYNQRYDTNTIGVEVSLPLYAGGGISASTRQASRAMEQAEYELEGKTRETLIELRRQFSACLSGVSKLRAYQKALVSAEALVVSTRQSILGGERVNLDALNAEQQLYSTRRDLAQARYDYLMAWTKLHYYAGNLRDTDLAKVDEAFGPMK, encoded by the coding sequence ATGAAACCGGTGTTTATTGCCTTGCTGTTGACCTGCGCCAGTGCCCAGGCGGCCATGGGGCCGTTCGATGTGTACGAGCAGGCCCTGCGTAACGATCCGGTGTTTCTCGGCGCCATCAAGGAGCGCGACGCCGGCCTGGAAAACCGCGCCATCGGCCGCGCCGGGCTGCTGCCCAAGCTGTCGTACAACTACAACAAAGGCCGCAACAACTCCCAGGCCACCTTGCCGGACGGGCGCGGTGGCAACTATCACGACGACCGCAACTACAACAGCTACGGCTCCACCTTCAGCCTGCAACAACCGCTGTTCGACTACGAGGCCTACGCCAACTACCGCAAGGGCGTGGCCCAGGCGCTGTTTGCCGACGAAAGCTTTCGTGACAAGAGCCAGGCGCTGCTGGTACGGGTGCTGACCTACTACACCCAGGCCTTGTTCGCCCAGGACCAGATCGACATCGCCCGCGCCAAGAAGAAGGCCTTCGAACAGCAGTTCCAGCAGAACCGGCATTTGTTCCAGCAAGGCGAGGGCACTCGTACCGACATTCTGGAAGCCGAATCGCGCTATGAACTGGCCACCGCCGAAGAGATCCAGGCGCTGGATGAACAGGACGCGTCCTTGCGTGAACTGGGCGCCTTGATCGGCGTACAGAGCGTCGACATCCACGACCTGGCGCCGCTCAACCAGGGCTTTGCCGCGTTCACCCTGACCCCGGCCAACTACGACACCTGGCATGAGCTGGCGATCAGCAACAACCCCTCGCTGGCCTCCCAGCGCCAGGCCCTGGAAGTGGCGCGTTATGAGGTGGAGCGCAACCGCGCCGGGCATCTGCCCAAGGTCACGGCCTATGCCAGTTCGCGTCAACAGGAGTCCGACAGCGGCAACACCTACAACCAGCGCTACGACACCAACACCATCGGCGTCGAAGTCAGCCTGCCGCTGTATGCCGGTGGCGGCATCTCGGCCTCCACCCGCCAGGCCAGCCGCGCCATGGAGCAGGCCGAGTACGAGCTTGAGGGCAAGACCCGCGAAACCCTGATCGAACTGCGCCGGCAGTTCAGCGCCTGCCTGTCGGGGGTGAGCAAATTGCGCGCGTACCAGAAGGCCCTGGTGTCGGCTGAGGCGCTGGTGGTGTCGACCAGGCAAAGCATTCTCGGCGGCGAGCGGGTCAACCTCGACGCGCTTAACGCCGAGCAGCAGCTCTACAGCACCCGGCGCGATCTGGCCCAGGCACGGTATGACTACCTGATGGCCTGGACCAAGTTGCATTACTACGCGGGCAACCTGCGCGATACCGATTTGGCCAAAGTGGATGAGGCGTTCGGCCCGATGAAATAA
- a CDS encoding HlyD family type I secretion periplasmic adaptor subunit, translated as MSSITVEPRFKEHDARFFTRMGWLLTVVGAGGFFLWASLAPLDQGIPVQGTVVVSGKRKAVQTLSPGVVSRILVKEGEHVKQGQALFRLDQTQHQADVQSLQAQYRMAWASVARWQSERDNLASIAFPAELSANPDPALALVLEGQRQLFSSRREAFAREQAGIRANIEGASAQLGGMRRARTDLTAQAQSLRDQLSNLQPLADNGYIPRNRLMEYQRQLSQVQQDLAQNTGESGRVEQGILESRLKLQQHSEEYQKEVRSQLADAQLRSLTLEQQLTSAGFDLQHSEINAPADGIAVNLSVHTEGAVVRAGETLLEIVPQGTRLEVEGHLPVHLVDKVGTHLPVDILFTAFNQSRTPRVPGEVSLISADQMLDEKTGAPYYVLRTTVSDAALEKLHGLVIKPGMPAEMFVRTGERSLLNYLFKPLLDRAGSALTEE; from the coding sequence ATGAGCAGCATCACGGTTGAACCACGCTTCAAAGAGCACGACGCCAGGTTTTTCACGCGCATGGGTTGGTTGCTGACCGTGGTCGGCGCCGGCGGGTTTTTCCTGTGGGCCAGCCTCGCGCCCTTGGACCAGGGCATTCCGGTACAGGGTACGGTGGTGGTGTCGGGCAAGCGCAAGGCCGTGCAAACCCTCAGCCCAGGCGTCGTCAGCCGGATCCTGGTGAAGGAGGGCGAGCATGTGAAACAGGGTCAGGCGCTGTTCCGTCTCGACCAGACCCAGCACCAGGCCGACGTGCAGTCCCTGCAAGCCCAATACCGCATGGCCTGGGCCAGCGTGGCGCGCTGGCAGAGCGAGCGCGACAACCTCGCCAGCATCGCCTTTCCCGCCGAACTCAGTGCCAATCCCGACCCGGCCCTGGCGTTGGTGCTGGAAGGCCAGCGCCAGTTGTTCAGCAGCCGCCGCGAAGCCTTTGCCCGCGAGCAGGCCGGCATTCGCGCCAATATCGAGGGCGCGAGCGCACAACTGGGCGGTATGCGCCGTGCGCGCACTGACCTGACCGCCCAGGCGCAATCCCTGCGTGACCAACTGAGCAACCTGCAACCCCTGGCCGACAACGGCTACATCCCGCGCAACCGGCTGATGGAGTACCAGCGGCAGTTGTCCCAGGTGCAACAGGACCTGGCGCAGAACACTGGCGAAAGTGGTCGTGTGGAGCAGGGCATTCTCGAGTCGCGCCTCAAGCTGCAACAACACAGTGAGGAGTATCAAAAAGAAGTACGCAGCCAGCTGGCGGATGCGCAACTGCGCAGCCTGACCCTGGAACAGCAACTCACTTCGGCCGGGTTCGACCTGCAACACAGCGAAATCAACGCCCCGGCGGATGGCATCGCGGTCAATCTCAGCGTGCACACCGAAGGCGCCGTGGTCCGCGCCGGTGAAACCCTGCTGGAAATCGTGCCCCAGGGTACGCGCCTGGAAGTGGAAGGGCACCTGCCGGTGCACCTGGTGGACAAGGTTGGCACGCACCTGCCGGTGGACATCCTGTTCACCGCCTTCAACCAAAGCCGTACGCCCCGGGTGCCGGGGGAGGTCAGCCTGATTTCCGCCGACCAGATGCTCGATGAAAAGACCGGCGCGCCTTACTACGTGCTGCGCACCACGGTCAGCGACGCGGCTTTGGAAAAACTCCACGGGCTGGTGATCAAGCCGGGCATGCCCGCCGAGATGTTCGTGCGCACCGGCGAGCGTTCGTTGCTCAATTACCTGTTCAAGCCGCTGCTCGACCGCGCCGGCTCGGCGTTGACCGAGGAATGA